CCGATCCTGGACCGAAACCTAAAGGGTGGCGCTCGTGGGCTCATCGGTCGCAACCGTCCCCGACCGCCATCTCAGATCGTATGGTCGTCGATGAGAGGCGTCGCCTTGGCGAAACGTTCGAGTTCCGCCTGATCCTGGATCGTCACCCGCGCTGCGTCGATGGCGACGCCGTAGCCCTGCAGGCTCTTGAAGGCGCGACTCAGATTCTCTGGGGTCATGCCGAGAAGAGAGGCGAGACGCTTCTTGTCGAAGGGAAGGTCGAAGACCGGTGGGCCTCCGGCCCGCCGCTGCTCCCGGAGCAGGTAGTTCGCGAGTCGTTCGAGCGAAGTCCTTAGTTTGAGTTCCTTGGCGGTCTTGACGACCGTCCTGTAGCTGTTTGCGAGTTCTCCAACGATGGCGCGGGCGAACGCGCCATCGAGGTCGAAAACCGCGCGCACGTCCCGGCTTGGGATCAGGACGATACGGCTCTTCTCTATCGTGCGGGCCGACATGAGATACGGTGCGTCTCGGATCGTCGCTGCCAGAATGAATGTCGATATCGGACGAACCGTCGCCATGCTGGTCTCGCGTCTGTTCCACGCGGCGTAGAGCTCCACCGAGCCGGAGAGCACGATCTGCAAGAAATCGCTCGGATCGCCCTCCGAGACTAGC
This is a stretch of genomic DNA from Constrictibacter sp. MBR-5. It encodes these proteins:
- a CDS encoding helix-turn-helix domain-containing protein, with product MADSYFSDIRSLALFSEMEDARFDQLMRGSYVQNFPPQVELVSEGDPSDFLQIVLSGSVELYAAWNRRETSMATVRPISTFILAATIRDAPYLMSARTIEKSRIVLIPSRDVRAVFDLDGAFARAIVGELANSYRTVVKTAKELKLRTSLERLANYLLREQRRAGGPPVFDLPFDKKRLASLLGMTPENLSRAFKSLQGYGVAIDAARVTIQDQAELERFAKATPLIDDHTI